A genomic stretch from Solanum stenotomum isolate F172 chromosome 8, ASM1918654v1, whole genome shotgun sequence includes:
- the LOC125873860 gene encoding uncharacterized protein LOC125873860: MQVLNLIRDFEMQKMKETKTIKDYSERLFNIANRVSLVGFLFNDSRIVEKILVTVPERFEATITTLENITDMSKIAFTELLNALQAQEQRRFMREERNTEGALFAKPQDGGKNKKKKNKKNGEGISASTTKGKSGYSKKSYPP, translated from the coding sequence ATGCAAGTGCTAAATCTTATAAGAGATTTTGAGATGCAGAAGATGAAAGAAACTAAAACCATCAAAGATTACTCTGAAAGGCTCTTTAACATAGCAAACAGGGTAAGTTTGGTTGGTTTCTTGTTTAATGATTCACGTATTGTTGAAAAGATTCTGGTAACTGTGCCGGAAAGATTTGAAGCAACCATAACTACTTTGGAAAACATTACGGATATGTCCAAGATCGCCTTCACAGAGTTATTGAATGCTTTGCAGGCTCAAGAACAACGAAGATTCATGAGAGAAGAAAGAAATACCGAAGGAGCATTGTTTGCCAAGCCTCAAGATGGaggcaaaaacaaaaagaagaagaacaagaagaatgGTGAAGGCATTTCAGCAAGTActaccaaaggaaaaagtggaTACTCAAAGAAAAGTTATCCTCCTTGA